One Myxococcales bacterium genomic region harbors:
- a CDS encoding BamA/TamA family outer membrane protein: MHSLRGAITRWALSVGLVLAPGAARAAMATGSPEVDGGSADPPSPEASADAGPRSAIPSAVVLGATSSAEAVGPAAAPPEPRDLATRPTSSGGGSDDRKTEWAALPVLGGGSDIGVLFGATAVITGVGGETKPYRWQLDVIASTSVKSGPRGAELVQQGWGGRLDVPRIFGTRYRYTFGAFYSRTVNELYFGVGNQAAPDPSTVTSATLGLGQYVNEEVRIRNVLRFPLVAEAVASNRANETWTGQVGLQLRALHAQPYAGSFLANDLAARTSSGERVIQGEGLQGVLVPSLGVLYDTRDREVLTRTGAFHEVSLRFAGVAPATESTYGAAHATFRGYTLLPGKVILAGRVVVDAIFGDAPVFDLSQYGSFTPSSAIGGEDGVRGVPAALFYGRLKAFGNVEVRRMLFGARPFGTSLEVGVDAFFDAGRVWQSYTFDDRRDGRTLGLKVGVGGGLLVLWGQAALFRAEIAYSPDANIANPGFPAAIYVADDVIF, encoded by the coding sequence GTGCACTCTCTTCGCGGGGCCATCACACGATGGGCCCTCTCGGTCGGGCTCGTTCTCGCGCCCGGGGCCGCACGCGCCGCCATGGCGACGGGATCGCCCGAAGTCGACGGAGGGAGCGCGGATCCTCCCTCACCAGAGGCGAGCGCCGACGCGGGCCCCCGGAGCGCCATCCCGTCGGCTGTCGTACTGGGCGCGACATCCTCCGCCGAGGCCGTGGGCCCCGCTGCGGCCCCGCCCGAGCCACGCGATCTGGCTACGCGCCCGACGAGCTCCGGAGGGGGCTCGGACGACCGAAAGACGGAGTGGGCCGCGCTCCCGGTGCTCGGCGGCGGGTCGGATATCGGCGTGCTCTTCGGCGCGACCGCGGTCATCACGGGGGTCGGCGGCGAGACGAAACCCTACCGTTGGCAGCTCGACGTCATCGCGTCGACCAGCGTCAAGAGCGGGCCCCGAGGCGCCGAGCTCGTCCAACAGGGGTGGGGCGGGAGGCTCGACGTGCCGCGGATCTTCGGGACTCGCTACCGCTACACCTTCGGGGCGTTCTACAGCCGCACGGTCAACGAGCTCTATTTTGGAGTCGGCAACCAAGCGGCGCCCGATCCCTCGACGGTGACGAGCGCAACCCTTGGGCTAGGCCAGTATGTCAACGAGGAGGTGCGCATCCGAAACGTCCTCCGCTTCCCGCTCGTGGCCGAGGCGGTCGCCTCGAATCGCGCCAACGAGACCTGGACGGGTCAGGTGGGCCTCCAACTCCGCGCGCTGCACGCTCAACCCTATGCCGGTTCGTTCCTCGCGAACGACCTCGCCGCGCGCACCTCTTCGGGTGAACGTGTCATCCAAGGGGAAGGGCTCCAGGGCGTGCTCGTTCCTTCTCTCGGAGTCCTCTACGACACCCGCGACCGTGAGGTGCTCACTCGTACCGGCGCGTTCCACGAGGTGTCACTCCGCTTCGCGGGTGTCGCGCCCGCGACCGAGAGCACGTACGGCGCGGCCCACGCGACCTTCCGAGGCTACACGCTGCTCCCCGGGAAGGTCATCCTCGCCGGACGGGTCGTCGTCGACGCCATCTTCGGCGATGCGCCCGTGTTCGATCTGAGCCAGTACGGCTCGTTCACCCCGTCGAGCGCGATCGGCGGGGAGGATGGCGTCCGGGGCGTCCCTGCGGCGCTCTTCTACGGTCGCCTCAAGGCCTTCGGGAACGTCGAGGTCCGGAGGATGCTCTTCGGTGCGCGCCCCTTCGGGACGTCGCTCGAGGTCGGTGTGGACGCGTTCTTCGACGCGGGCCGAGTTTGGCAGAGTTACACCTTCGACGACCGACGTGACGGACGGACGCTCGGCCTCAAGGTCGGAGTGGGCGGCGGGCTCCTCGTGCTCTGGGGCCAGGCGGCGCTCTTCCGCGCCGAGATCGCCTATTCACCGGACGCCAACATCGCGAACCCAGGGTTTCCTGCGGCGATCTACGTCGCCGACGACGTCATCTTCTAG